ACACGGATGGTTCCATCTCTCAGACACGCACTAATGTGTGCAATGGTTAAATGAATGGGGTTTTAGTTTGGTTTCCCTTAAAATTATGGGGCAATACGGATGAGGATGGGATCAATGTAGAGGTGTGAAGTTTTTGGTCAAATTTAAGAATAAGGTTAAAAATGGGGATGAGATGTGAATGCTTGGTAAAAGATATGCGATAATTATAGATAATTTCTTTTTTCACGTATTCTTTATGTTCAAGTATTATTTATATTTCTAACTAAATTCATTTAATTACTTTACAAATTtcataatattattaatattctTAAGGTTATGTTTTTCTTTTGTATTCTAACTAAAAAAAATTCAATTCATTcatgattttattattattattattattattattattattattattattattattattattaattatgcGGTTCTACAATCAAGATGTTACACAAATAAAACTACATAAAAGATAACCGCCTTATAGCCTAGCGCTATCATGAATTGTGATAAATGTGTTCTTACAAATACTTATTAATAAGaagagaaaattaaaaaaaaatagttaagaAATGAAGTATTAAAGTATATAAAGTATATTTGCTCCCCTTAGATACTGATTTAACCGGGTTTATAACCCAGCTTCAAACTCTAgatatataataaaattaattaagttatatctttaccaaacaaaaaaaaatatgtatttcAAACTTTGTGGTTTTACATTACTTTCAAAAGTTATTTTAATAATTTActataaaaaacacacaaattaacCTTAATAGTTATTACTAAGGGTGTTCACAATTCGACCGGGTTTATAACCCAGGTTCAAACTCTAgatatataataaaattaaataagttatatctttatcaaacaaaaaaaaatatacatttcAAACTTTGTGTTTTtacattattttcaaaagttatttTAATAACTTATTATAAAAAAACACAAAGTAACCTTAATAGTTATTACTAAGGGTGTTCACAATTCGATTTAAAACCGTGAAATCGATCAAAATGGTCAGCGGTTTGATTTCATGGTCGGGTTTGTTATTAACTTTTGGTTTATATATTAAGTTTACTAAGATATTACTTTCAGGGATTcaaatttaatattttaattaaaaaatcaaTAATATCTTATCATAAAAACCGTTTTATAATTATTAAGTACATTtattttattcaacccgtgtaatacatggggttctaactagggctgtaaacgaaccgaacgaacacgaacaaggccttgttcgtgttcgttcgttaaggaaataaatgtgttcacgaacggtttatgaacacttaccgaacgagattttatgttcgtgttcgttcattaaggaaatgagtgtgttcgtgaacagttcacgaacacaaacgaacacaaataaatttggcgaacgcgacgaaggataaagatagatggcccagatagtagcactcgaacttgaatcccttattgtggaacggaggttgatcgtattcgtggatgtatataatgagaaatgaaagggaattGACGCATAAACAAGGtaaaagtgggtttcctagtttaattgttagggaaataaaataaataaaagtttaataatataaaaattacaaataaaatataagaaagtataaagatcttcaattaaaaaacaaacatacgaacataaacgaacgcaaatcaacgaatgttcacgaacaccttaccgaacgttcacgaacacaatcgaacgaacgagacctctgttcatgttcgttcatttaactaatcgaacgaaatttcttgttcatgtttgttcgtttattaaacgaacgaacataaacgaacttcccgccgaacggttcacgaactgttcgctgaacgttcggttcgtttacagccctagttctAACCTAGTATTCCTATAATCAGTTTTATCATTATGTTTAAGTAAGGTGAAAATGTTCTATTAAAATaaactagcggtaagacccgtgtgcaaacacagGTGGTTTTCTTAGAAAACCATTCATAAcactaaaagattaaactttcTCAACAATACAGGTGGTTTTGCATAGCCCATTTTATTAAATGACGAATGACTATACATCACTTACATAAGCCATTTTGTTAAGAAATATGAAACGATTTCTTCACAATAAAAAGATTAAAGTTTCTCAACAATACAATGTCGACAATAATCACATGATAAAATACAATTATTACAATGCAACTCGTGTTTGGACTAAGCCGAGGATAAAGAATGTACAATTAGTCGATACGTTCATTTTTATACCCAGATAGATAGATCTGAAATGATCATGTGGTTGGACCAAGCCGGAGAGACAAATCTTGACCCTTTAAAGTCTCATCAGTTTCTGATGGTTTCTGTCATTTCCACTTAAGCTATATCAACCATTCGTCATGACTTCACTTCCACCAGGAGATTTTTCCCATCTGTTCACCAAGTGGTGACTTTTTCATGGACACATGCGCCACTAGTATCATCTGAACCATCCAATCCAACCAACAATCAGCAATACAAAATTAACGGCTTTAAAATCCATTCTTGTGTTATGAGGAAAGAAAGGCTCACCTTTTGCTGTAAATCTCACCAAACTGATCCAACCAGTCAACTGCACTTTCTTATTCCGCAAAGATTCGCGACGCGTATTGTCGACTCCATCTAATAGTAAAAATAATACAATGTAAATTTGATATGGAAAACCTAACTAAACATACAACAATTGCATTCGACATCAAAAAACACAATGTAAAAATATGAAGATTTGACAGTGATATCTTAAGAATACCTTTTCCACCACTGCTACCAACAGCTATGTGATAGCCTCCACCACTGCTACATAATAAAAGAGTAAACGACTCTTTTagtggttcaaaagtctgtttgaccaaagtcaaaccaccATTTTAACCCAACGGTGGTTTCAAACATTTGTTTTCtccacaaaacattgttttaacgcaacagtggtttcaaaccacCTTTTCTACCCAACAGTagtttcaaccactgttttatccacaaaacactgttttaatccaacagtggtttcaaacatctgtttccGTCCATCTGTtgacccaacagtggtttcaaaacattgtttttacccaacagtggtttcaaacactgttttaacccaaaactgaATCAGGTATTGAGCCAGTCAAAGTGTTGAAACTCACATCTCTGCAATAAGAAATATGTTGGATGAACATAAAAAGCCGCTGATAAAATCGAAGATAATTTCACAGGGTTTTCGTTATACTACCCGTTACTATCCCTATTAGATAAGATGTGTTCAATTGTGTCAAAGATAGTAGATCCGAACATCTTGAACTGGATGCTCCAGCCAGATCAGTTATTCTCCTCATAACCGTAAATGGATATATGAATACTCAAATAAATTTAAAGAGGAAAAAAACAAAGGGGAGGCTTAATAACGCGCTCACAATTCCTTCAACTTTGTCAATCGAGATATCGTAGAAGGGATTGGTCCTTCCATTGAAGTTCCTTGCAAATCACTGCACCGTAAATTATGTATAATAATTAATTTGGAAACTGAACTATttaataaaagaaagaaaaataacaCTCACAGTCTCGTGAGGTTTGTCCAGTTTCCGATAAAATCAGGTATTCTTCCACATAATGAACTCCCGTCTATCCTACTGCAAGATGAATACAAATgtttcaaaattttgataaatataTGTTGAATCACTGATTCACTTATTGGTTAAAAGAAACAAAGCATGACTTACAAGTCTTATCGTCGCAACTGTAGGATTCCATACCGGTTTATCCAGAATACTATCTAACAACTTCTTCGAAGAATTCTTCAATTTCAATAAACTAACACCAGTTTCAACCTATAAAGAATGCTAATATCGTTACCTTAACTATAATTCACTCTAATATTAAGCTATATAACACGAATAGTCGAAAACTCACATTCGATCGGCTTCTATTCGGACTATCATCGACAGATCTACGAGTTGGTATAagaatttaaaattttaaaataaaatcaaacaAATCAACTCAAGTTCAAAGACATACGCTTAgattagttttataaattttctATTATGATCATGAAATGTTGCTGATATGATTAgattagttttataaattttctATTATGACCATGAAATGTTGCtgatatgattatgaaatgtgTCATTTTAAATCGAAATTTTCCAAAAATAGTCTATTTTAAAATGAACCTACCCTCCCTCGCACTGAATTTTAGAAATGCACGAACCGCGTACCAGTTTTCGTTCCACGGACCATAACATACCGTGATCCATGCGACTACCGATTATATAACCATTTGCGTGATTTTGGTACCTATTGATCATATGCAGAGACGTTTACAGTTGGTGAGGGCTTAGCAGTCTTGGCAGGAGGTGCATTGCCTCTCTAGGTAGGGAGAGTTTTAGGTGCCGCTGTGGAGGCTCTGGCGGATTGTGGTGGTGCAGATTTTTGCTTACACTTTTCCCTCCTTTGCAAGCTTTTTTTTCCATTGGGGTGTAACTGTAATATGAAACTGAAGAAGCTAATTAACAACTTCTAATGGATATCCAAATAATCACTTTTACTGTACATCCTAACAGAGAAGAAAAAGAGGATGTAACCCAAACGACTTTGCATTAGATAAGCATTAATTGTGGAAATAGAAACTAACTAATTATCAGCAAATTACTATGAGCGAAAACTTGATTAAAATCATATATGACGTTTATAAAGGCTGATCAAAACATGCTATATGTAGGTAATATAATACATCAACTTACGTCTGTCTTTACCTCCTCACAATACTTCAAAATCCAGTTAGCGACATCCTTTTATCTGCAAATTAGATAAACAATTCAAAGTTTCTAGCAAAATCAATCAATCAAATCGATTAGATAAACAACTAACTCAAACGTAAACAACTAACAACAAAATCATAAAATTAAACCTTCGGAGGaggatgaacaggatctggcatGTCCCAATCCAATCGAGGTCGCTTTCTCGGTCGTTTATCCATGATTCTGTGAGTAAATTCGACGATCCTCTGCATCTCCATCACATATCACATAACGCAAAGTGAGAAGTTAAGATTCAACTTTACCCTACAGATAGAGAGAGAGAATCACCAATTTGCATTTAAAAATTAATTTGAATATTAACAAAGATTATCTTGTTTAAGTTATAATGTTTTCCGTTATTACGATATACCTACCACAACTTACAGATGCAAATCATGCAATGCAGGATAACCGTCTGCAAACAACTAACTAAATACTTAATAGTTATGACTATAATGCCTTTGAAATATATCTAGAGTTACAGTCACACACCTTTCTACAAATTATATTCAGGGAAAACTTCGTTAAGAGAAAAAAAATCACTACAGCTACAACTGACTGAAAATAAACAAAACAGCAGAATAAAATCATTTTATCCCTAGTCTAGTCTACCTCGACGATAGTAGAATTAGAAGCTTCCCTATCAGCATCATGATCATTTATCGCCATTCCCTAAAAGAAATACACATAACCACAAACTACAGAGTTAATAAACAGGGTTTTAACCAAATGTCGATTTCAATTCGCCTTAACATAGTCACACCACATTGTAGTCTGGATCTCAAAGTATTAAACCAAAGTAAATATTTCCCTCTACCATACTCAAATTTGTTGTCCATTGTCCTATGTGTATGTATTATTACTCCAAAACTTAAGAGTCCACCTTTTATTCAAAAATCAAATCTCTTACTTAATAATGGTTCTAGTTATATTACCTCAAAAACTCTTCTTTTACTTTGAGCATTCCATATGGTGACATAACCGTCATTATCACCAGTGATAAAGGCACCATCAGTCCTGAACacacaaaaataaaaattaaaaagaacagTGATATAAAGTTTTATGAAATTTCATGATTATTGAGTAGATAAAGAAAGGCTTCATCACCACCTCTGCAATCGAAACCATCTAGGGCACCAAATAGAAGCTTTAAATCAAAAAGGTAAATAAAAATATTGAAATCATTGTTTACCTGTGCAGATTTGATGGGCAATTCAGAACCAGAGGAGTGACGGGCGATTCAGGCGACGGAGGAGTGACGGAGGAGCTACGGCGGCCGGTGAGGGCGGCGTAGATGGTTCTGTTGTGAGGTGATAAGTATAGGCTCCCCATTCTCTCTCTATTCCTTTCTCTCCCGTTCTTGGAATAAATTCGTTCATCTGTCTGTATAATCAACAAAAACCCACCTTTCTCTGTCAGaaattcttcatcattttcaaccAAGTAAACCTCTGTCATGCTTAATTTCACCATCGAAGCTTAGATGTTACGAATGATAATGAAggtgtttttagagagagagagaaagtggtgaatgattgaagaagaggtgtgtgtgtgtgtatatatatatatatatatatatatatatatatatatatatatatatatatatatatatatatatatatatagggagccgctagaatgaaaaccaccccgagttgtaagaaccgcgagaactacaccccacgggcgggcgttcaccatgatttttttttacaactagatgtgtgtattataaacacagccgtaaaaaaaaaaatttaaacgccgcggccgagggggtagttttttacacaacaagtttggtgaaaagaaaaaagaaaaaagaaaaaaaattaaaaacaccaaacttgtggtgtaaaaaactaccccctcggccgcggcgtctaaaatttttttttacgcctgtgtttataatacacacatctagttgtaaaaaaaatcatggtgaacgcccacccgttacaactcgaggtggttctcattctagcagccccatatatatatatatatatatatatatatatatatatatatatatatagggtaatgctagacaaaaaaacccttaaatttttagaaaactttggAAACTCAAATCTctccccatttttacccaacctcccgacttttttttttgaaaaaaataacacatgtaatatacatattttaaagtgttttggccaaaaaaacaaaaaagctccgaagggattttttaaaaaaaaaaataaacaaatttcagcaatgtccggttgcctaacatgtgttaggcacaaaagacagaaattgctgaattttttttttttaaatcatcccTTCggcgtttttttgatttttttggcccaaaactcttaaaaacatgtatattacatgtgttattttttttttttaaaaatgtcgggaggttgggttttctagggttttttatatatatagggttttctatatagccctaccctatatatatatatatatatatatatatatatatatatatatatatatatatatatatatatatatatatatatatatactatattaataagcatatccaaaggacttcttaaagtcattgaaatttccttaaaacacctctaaagcatgatgtacatcCCACTAAAGCACAACAACATATACTATCCCAATTATACCCTTTTGGTCACAAACAAAAAACACGGACACAAATTAGGGTTTCACAAATCTCCTCATTCTTATCCGActccgtctctctctctctctctctctctctctctctctctctctctcttgcggcGATTCAGAAACATGAAGCTATCTCCACCAGATCTGTTTGAGATTTTGCTTTCTTCAGCTGCTATTGATGGTGGTTGTCTGGTTAAGTTGGTATTCCGACCACTCGACAACCGTAAGGTAAGATTTGCTGTTGATTGTGGTTATTTCCTTTGAAGATTTGACTGTTGTTATTTCCTATGAACATGTGTTCACCACAGATCGACGGAGAAGAGGTGCAACTGACACTTTTAGATCTACGGCCCCCAAACCCTAATGCGTTCAAACATTCAGATCTGGTATAAGGTAAGCTTTGTTGTTGATTGTGGTTATTACCTTTGAAAATTTGATGATTTAACATGTGTTCACCACAGATCGACGGAGAAGAGGTGCAACTGACACTTTTAGATCTACGGCCCCCAAACCCTAATGCGTTCAAACATTCAGGTCTGGTATAAGGTaagatttgttgttgattgtggtTATTTCCTTCGAAAATTTGATGATTTAACATGTGTTCACCACAGATCAACGGCGAAGAGGTGCAACTGAGCTTTTAGATCTGCAGCTCACAAACCCTAATACGGTCAAATGTGGTTTGTTCGAAGCCTAGGCAAGTCAACCTCTTCAGTTCCACCTTGAACGGGCCTGCTATGAATTAAAGACGACAAATGTGGTATATGTTCTTTAATTCAGGGTTTTATTTCCCTAAAGAAGTTTGTTTTTTACACTGAAATGAATTATTAAGTACAAAACCCTTAGTTGGATGAAGCATACATGTTAAATTAATTGGATAATTATAGCTATTGAAGGATGGTGCTATTATAATGGTCATATTGTAAATTATAGCTATGTAAGGAGCAAGAGAAAGGTATAATGGTCATATTATAAATTGTATTTAGTGAGATGAGTGTATATAAATTTTGATGTATTTTGGGTAGATGTACTTGATGTTAATTTTACTGCAATTATTTTAAGCTGGAAGTAGCAGCAAATACCTGAAACTTTTTGTGATGTTTTGTATGCAACAATAAATAGCTAAAAGACAAGGCAGAAAGGTTGCCTGTGGGAGCTGCCAAGAACATCAAATCTCCCTCCCTTCATTCCAGTATTACTAATTCTTCGGGTGATATTTTATCAAATGTTGGAGTTGAGCGGTCCCATGGTCAAATGATGCCATATGAAGAAACTGATTCCAATGGTTCAAACAACCcattaaaaccaaacacaattaaTAAACGTAGTTCAACCCAAAATAATAGCAGAGGCAACACTGGTGAATTTGTTGATGAATGGGTTGAGCAGGATGAACCTGGTGTTTATATGACGTTTACATCTTTACCAGGAGGCGCCAAAGATCTTAAACGGGTCGGCTTCAGGTATGCTTTTTCCTGCTTAAATTCCCTATAACTTAATCTTAGTAGTGAAAATTTCTACCCATCTACAACTAAACTGATTTGGCTGAAAGAGCACCAACCTTTGACCTAATGCTACTAGCTTTACATCTCCCTTTTCATGTAAACATGTAAAAGAACACCGACCTTTAACCAACATTTTTACATAAGAATAACATCGTAGttactagggctgtaaacgaaccgaacgaacacgaacaaggcaatgttcatgttcgttcgttaagaaacTAACATGTTCGCGacctgttcacgaacgcataccgaacataagtttatgttcgtgttcgttcattaaggaaattcagttgttcacgaacagttcgtgaacactggtctcgaacactAGGGGTGTTCaggattcgtttcgaattcggaaaattcgaaattcgtCTAAATTcaattcgattatcaagaatttgTTTCGATTACAAGAATTcggattcgaattcgattcaattcgagtcaagcaaatcgaatacgaatcgaatacgaatttataatttataatttcaaattcgattcgattcgattcgaaattcgaataaaaattatacatttttatttattatttttatataatacatatataacttttattaagctatactataaattattttcaaaaatttttccaagtattaaaattacccattaccaaaccTACTACATGACCCATAAGTAAAACCTAAGTAACAActctatcaatagatttctaaccATAAAAATTGTGACAATCTGAGTTTCAAGGTTTTTCCTTCGTACGTTACTGGTTTACAATACTGTCTTTGTATTTTGAGTGGGGTTGTAACTTGTGTACGGTTTAGTGAATTGTTCTAGTATACGATCCTTGTAAGTGTGCGAGCCCACATTTGTGGTGTGATTCAATTACAAATGTGCGATATGATTACGTAAGTAATTCATGTGTCCAGAACTGTTATTTGTTTAGCTGTTTTTGGGGTGTTTAGAGGTTGTGGTTTTGTTCAGATCGGTTTTACTGGGTAGTGCCCGTAAGCTTCTTTTAATCGGGACGTTTTATTTGATGTTATATGGGTGGAGCCTGTTAGTtagtgttggtgcagtcatctgtcgactacgtctaatgtcgagttcgGGCTACGGTGCTGATCTGATCGGGGATGACATCACGAGTGgatgacatcacaagtgatgtcatcatTTAAATATGGTAACATTGGCCGATTAATGTCTAAAGTCAAGATATAAGTATTCACATTATGGCAAAGCATGTTGGCAAGATAGTTTGTGATTGGACCTAATGGTGGTCCAATGAGGATTCACCTATTAAACATCCAATGGGAAGCATTTACAAGATGACaacaaattcaagttttagtcaCATGTGGATTTGTTGATAAAGTCAAGCTTGTCGGCCATACATGTGACTATCTCGATTTCATGTAAAGGTTCACAAGTAAAGGTCCAATCAGAAATTAGCGGCCAAATCAAAGTGTGTTATCTAATAGTTGTCGGTTAATATAATACCCACATGGGCCGCACATGGGCATCTTGGCACACACACGGTGTGCATTGGGCCGGCtattataatagtttatataCACTCGCATACGTAAGTAGATGAGGGTGGTTCCCATAATTTAGCACTCACAGAATTATTAACAAACCCTAGCCCTCTCGTCTGCTCCTGTGAAGCCGACGGCAACGCACCATTCGGAGTTTTCATTCTTTCGAAAATAATAACATGTGTTCAGCGATGATCATTCCTCGGTTAGTATGCTTATCAATATGTCGATTCGTACCATAGTTGTTCTTGGATATGTGTGTTACGTGTTGTAGGGTAATGGTAAATAGGAGATCAAAGCATGAAGTAGGGTTTTGAGTTATGAATCTCGATCATAAGCTGTTGTAGAAACTGATCATGTCGATGATCGGCAGATTAGGGTCGCACGATATTAGA
This genomic stretch from Helianthus annuus cultivar XRQ/B chromosome 8, HanXRQr2.0-SUNRISE, whole genome shotgun sequence harbors:
- the LOC110872879 gene encoding uncharacterized protein LOC110872879 isoform X1, translated to MVKLSMTEVYLVENDEEFLTEKGGFLLIIQTDERIYSKNGRERNRERMGSLYLSPHNRTIYAALTGRRSSSVTPPSPESPVTPLVLNCPSNLHRTDGAFITGDNDGYVTIWNAQSKRRVFEGMAINDHDADREASNSTIVEMQRIVEFTHRIMDKRPRKRPRLDWDMPDPVHPPPKIKGCR
- the LOC110872879 gene encoding uncharacterized protein LOC110872879 isoform X2 gives rise to the protein MVKLSMTEVYLVENDEEFLTEKGGFLLIIQTDERIYSKNGRERNRERMGSLYLSPHNRTIYAALTGRRSSSVTPPSPESPVTPLVLNCPSNLHRTDGAFITGDNDGYVTIWNAQSKRRVFEGMAINDHDADREASNSTIVEGKVES